A genomic window from Agrobacterium tumefaciens includes:
- a CDS encoding ABC transporter substrate-binding protein encodes MCSEINRRRFLQGSVGAAAVAGYMQINPDFFISSAFAQTAKTMTFLSAENITGNWDPTAHTTLSQKNIEGFVMGFLTRTPMKLDDPGAVVYELATDIKLLDPHRLQIKLREGIVFHDGKPFKAEDVKATFEYGSRADRPAQWYPGPTETLTIETPDDYTVIVDTSKGGYPAHLFVFLASFLPIMSAKDVAGGPGGPLSQRLNGTGPFKFVEQRGNDTVMQAFDGYFKGKPAIPGINFTFTGDSTTRMLSLMNGQASIVERLEPEQVDSIKDNPAIYINKVVSVENKYLWFRCSKPPFDDPRIRLAACHSIDRDMIMELMGSAGHASSNFVSPVKFGYVDLPNYPKFDPEKAQALLAEAGFPNGKGLPPLEYITSVGFYPKTKEYGEMLTAMLQEQGFNVSLTVLEPAAWNEQLYHRPGGGPGHMVDCGWSTASPEPDLVLRTHFHSTSHRICGIEDKEIDASLDKERSAPTLEERQKILQEETMPLIASKMPALSLFTSVMIHAMQKDFEGMYIYPDGSIDAAKPAA; translated from the coding sequence ATGTGTTCGGAAATCAATCGTCGTCGCTTCCTGCAAGGATCCGTGGGCGCAGCCGCCGTCGCCGGCTATATGCAGATTAATCCTGACTTCTTCATCTCGTCGGCCTTCGCGCAGACCGCAAAGACCATGACCTTCCTGTCGGCCGAAAACATCACCGGCAACTGGGATCCGACCGCTCACACGACTCTTTCGCAGAAAAATATCGAAGGTTTCGTGATGGGCTTTCTTACCCGCACGCCGATGAAACTCGATGATCCGGGAGCGGTCGTTTACGAACTGGCGACAGATATCAAATTACTTGACCCTCACCGACTGCAGATCAAGCTGCGCGAAGGCATCGTCTTCCATGACGGCAAGCCGTTCAAGGCAGAGGATGTCAAGGCAACGTTCGAATATGGTTCCCGGGCAGATCGTCCCGCGCAGTGGTATCCCGGCCCGACCGAGACGCTGACGATCGAAACACCTGACGATTACACCGTCATCGTCGACACATCGAAGGGTGGCTATCCTGCCCATCTCTTCGTATTTCTTGCATCCTTCCTGCCGATCATGTCGGCCAAGGATGTCGCTGGTGGCCCCGGCGGCCCACTCTCCCAGCGGCTCAATGGCACCGGTCCGTTCAAATTCGTCGAACAGCGCGGCAACGACACCGTGATGCAGGCCTTTGACGGCTACTTCAAAGGCAAGCCGGCCATCCCCGGCATTAACTTCACCTTCACCGGCGATTCCACCACCCGCATGCTGTCGCTGATGAATGGCCAGGCCTCAATCGTTGAGCGCCTGGAGCCCGAACAGGTGGATTCCATCAAGGACAATCCCGCGATCTACATCAACAAGGTCGTTTCGGTCGAAAACAAATATCTGTGGTTTCGCTGCTCCAAACCTCCTTTCGACGATCCGCGCATCCGCCTTGCCGCCTGCCATTCGATTGATCGTGACATGATCATGGAGCTGATGGGCTCGGCCGGACATGCCTCGTCAAATTTTGTCTCGCCGGTCAAATTTGGGTATGTCGACCTGCCGAATTATCCAAAATTCGACCCGGAGAAAGCACAGGCTTTGCTTGCCGAGGCAGGGTTCCCGAACGGCAAGGGACTGCCCCCGCTTGAATACATCACCTCCGTTGGCTTCTACCCGAAAACCAAGGAGTACGGTGAGATGCTGACTGCCATGTTACAGGAGCAGGGCTTCAACGTCAGCCTGACGGTGCTTGAGCCGGCAGCCTGGAACGAGCAGCTCTACCATCGCCCCGGCGGCGGCCCGGGTCATATGGTCGATTGCGGCTGGTCGACAGCTTCTCCGGAACCGGATCTCGTTCTCCGCACCCATTTCCATTCCACCTCGCACCGCATTTGCGGCATTGAGGACAAGGAGATCGATGCCAGCCTCGACAAGGAGCGTTCTGCACCGACATTGGAAGAACGCCAGAAAATCCTCCAGGAAGAAACAATGCCGCTCATCGCTTCCAAGATGCCGGCCCTCTCGCTTTTCACATCCGTGATGATCCACGCAATGCAGAAGGACTTTGAGGGCATGTACATCTATCCCGACGGATCGATAGACGCCGCCAAGCCTGCTGCCTGA
- a CDS encoding NAD(P)/FAD-dependent oxidoreductase: MLDVSPATKIDTVLSKLGNALENGDIDAAVNLFQADCYWRDLVTFTWNLKTLEGREQIRDMLTSQLSATKPSGFVQDVKEQASEGGGVTEGWFEFETGVARGYGHIRLKDGLIWTLLTTMSELKGHEEPKGIRRPMGAEHGHDRNRRTWKEKRETEAAELGYSEQPYIVIIGGGQGGIALGARLRQLGVPTIIIEKNERPGDSWRKRYKSLCLHDPVWYDHLPYIPFPENWPVFTPKDKVGDWLEMYTKVMELNYWGSTTCKSAQYDEATGEWTVVVDRAGKEVVLRPKQLVLATGMSGKANIPKLPGQDIFKGEQQHSSQHPGPDAYAGRKVVVIGSNNSAHDICAALWEAGADVTMLQRSSTHIVKSDSLMDIGLGDLYSERAVASGMTTRKADLIFASLPYRIMHEFQVPVYNRIREQDADFYAALEKAGFMLDFGDDESGLFMKYLRRGSGYYIDVGACDLVINGSIKLKSGVDISHLTENAVVLKDGTELPADLVVYATGYGSMNGWAADLISREVADKVGKCWGLGSDTTKDPGPWEGEQRNMWKPTQQQALWFHGGNLHQSRHYSQYLSLQLKARQVGLKTPVYGQHKPHHLS, from the coding sequence ATGCTTGATGTCAGTCCCGCCACCAAAATCGACACGGTTCTTTCCAAACTCGGCAATGCGCTGGAAAATGGAGACATAGACGCGGCCGTCAACCTGTTTCAGGCCGATTGTTACTGGCGCGATCTCGTGACTTTCACCTGGAACCTGAAGACACTGGAGGGCCGTGAGCAAATCCGCGACATGCTGACGAGCCAGCTTTCCGCCACCAAACCCTCGGGCTTCGTGCAGGATGTGAAGGAGCAGGCTTCGGAAGGTGGCGGTGTCACCGAAGGCTGGTTCGAGTTCGAAACCGGGGTTGCCCGTGGTTATGGCCACATCCGCCTGAAGGACGGGCTCATCTGGACCCTGCTCACCACAATGAGCGAACTCAAGGGCCACGAAGAACCGAAAGGCATTCGCCGGCCCATGGGCGCCGAACACGGCCATGACCGCAACCGCCGAACCTGGAAAGAAAAACGTGAGACTGAGGCCGCCGAACTCGGCTATTCGGAACAGCCCTATATCGTCATCATCGGTGGCGGACAGGGTGGCATTGCACTCGGCGCCCGCCTGCGCCAGCTCGGCGTGCCAACGATCATCATCGAAAAGAATGAACGGCCGGGCGACAGCTGGCGCAAGCGCTACAAGTCGCTCTGCCTGCATGACCCCGTCTGGTACGATCACCTGCCCTACATTCCCTTCCCGGAAAACTGGCCGGTCTTCACGCCCAAGGACAAGGTGGGTGACTGGCTGGAAATGTATACAAAGGTCATGGAGCTGAATTATTGGGGCTCCACCACCTGCAAGTCGGCCCAATATGACGAAGCGACGGGCGAATGGACCGTGGTTGTCGACCGCGCCGGCAAGGAGGTCGTGCTGCGGCCGAAACAGCTGGTGCTGGCGACCGGCATGTCCGGCAAGGCGAATATTCCCAAACTACCCGGCCAGGATATCTTCAAGGGCGAGCAGCAGCATTCCTCGCAGCATCCGGGTCCGGACGCCTATGCCGGCAGGAAGGTCGTTGTCATCGGTTCCAACAACTCCGCCCATGACATCTGCGCAGCACTTTGGGAGGCCGGGGCTGATGTTACCATGCTGCAGCGTTCCTCCACCCATATCGTCAAATCGGACTCGCTGATGGATATCGGTCTCGGCGACCTCTATTCCGAGCGGGCTGTGGCAAGCGGCATGACGACGCGTAAGGCGGACCTTATCTTCGCATCCTTGCCCTACAGGATCATGCATGAATTCCAGGTTCCGGTTTACAACCGAATCCGCGAACAGGATGCCGATTTTTATGCCGCACTGGAGAAGGCTGGCTTCATGCTCGATTTCGGCGATGACGAGTCCGGCCTGTTCATGAAATATCTGCGCCGTGGGTCGGGTTATTACATCGATGTCGGGGCCTGTGACCTCGTAATCAACGGCTCGATCAAGCTGAAATCCGGGGTGGATATCTCGCACCTGACGGAAAATGCTGTTGTGCTAAAGGACGGCACGGAACTGCCCGCCGATCTGGTGGTCTATGCGACCGGTTATGGTTCAATGAACGGCTGGGCGGCCGATCTGATTTCACGTGAGGTGGCGGACAAGGTGGGCAAATGCTGGGGGCTCGGTTCCGACACAACCAAGGACCCTGGACCATGGGAAGGTGAACAGCGCAATATGTGGAAGCCGACCCAACAGCAGGCCCTATGGTTCCACGGCGGCAACCTGCATCAGTCCCGCCATTACTCGCAATATCTGTCGCTCCAGCTCAAAGCCAGGCAGGTTGGCCTGAAGACACCGGTTTATGGGCAGCATAAGCCGCACCATCTGTCCTGA
- a CDS encoding sigma-54-dependent Fis family transcriptional regulator, translating to MGFSDHIKEIEHVGQGRNTGRDAVVLESWRRCLDTYQLDPAKAREAVIVSETCLREHRQRAEDLVHIARSGLERLYRQVAEQNYVLLLSDRQGVTVEFLGDPSFNNNLRKAGLYLGSEWSEPRAGTCAVGACIATGEALTIHQTDHFDVTHTPLSCTAAPIYDTQGALTAVLDISLLSSPILKTSQNMARHLVSSTVRRIELANLMASSRHDLVLRFAGAPEFLDVDPEAALSVDGSGRITGMTHAAARLLAASRGLDWRMPERLLGERVEEFFEAGFDELASLTRSSLPQERRIVVKDGTVLYAHAIEPQQRRSTVPLARPKSQPVMTEIGGDGPAVRNLRRKVEKLAPAKLPILLQGQTGTGKEHLARIVHDASGVSGRFVAVNCAAIPEQLIESELFGYLPGAFTGALAKGRKGLVEEAQGGTLFLDEIGDMPFAAQSRLLRVLAEGEILPVGGSTPQKVDFRVISASHRPLSDMVRTGAFREDLYYRLNAAVLTLPALCERDDFLWLLNKILEKHGLPDRPLTLSNAARMLILGHRWPGNIRELDNAIAFAAALCDDGLITAEDLPDHLASATSATLIDSHGADLGALLAACNGNVSEAARRLGIDRTTMHRRMRRLGIGKPH from the coding sequence ATGGGTTTTTCTGATCACATCAAGGAAATCGAGCACGTCGGGCAAGGCAGGAACACCGGCCGGGATGCGGTGGTGCTCGAATCCTGGCGGCGTTGTCTTGATACCTATCAGCTGGATCCAGCAAAGGCGCGAGAAGCGGTCATCGTCTCGGAGACGTGTCTGCGTGAGCACCGCCAGCGGGCGGAAGACCTCGTCCATATCGCCCGTTCCGGCCTGGAACGACTGTATCGGCAGGTGGCGGAGCAAAATTACGTTCTTCTTCTTTCGGATCGACAAGGGGTGACGGTCGAGTTTCTGGGCGACCCGTCATTCAATAACAATCTCCGCAAGGCCGGGCTTTACCTCGGCTCGGAATGGTCGGAACCGCGTGCCGGCACCTGCGCCGTCGGCGCCTGCATCGCCACCGGCGAGGCGCTGACGATCCATCAGACCGACCATTTCGATGTGACGCATACGCCACTCTCCTGCACGGCTGCGCCGATCTACGATACGCAGGGCGCATTGACGGCGGTGCTGGATATTTCGCTCCTGAGTTCACCGATCCTCAAGACGAGCCAGAACATGGCGCGCCATCTGGTTTCATCGACCGTGCGAAGAATCGAACTGGCAAATCTGATGGCCAGCAGCCGTCATGATCTCGTGCTGCGCTTTGCAGGCGCCCCCGAATTTCTGGATGTCGATCCCGAAGCGGCCCTGTCGGTGGATGGTTCCGGCCGGATTACGGGCATGACGCATGCCGCCGCCCGCCTTCTCGCCGCATCGCGCGGGCTTGACTGGCGCATGCCGGAACGTCTCCTCGGGGAGCGGGTGGAGGAGTTTTTCGAAGCCGGCTTTGACGAACTTGCTTCCCTCACCCGGTCAAGCCTGCCGCAGGAAAGGCGCATCGTCGTGAAGGACGGCACGGTTCTTTATGCGCACGCGATCGAACCGCAACAACGCCGGTCGACCGTGCCGCTTGCCCGTCCAAAATCCCAGCCAGTCATGACAGAGATCGGCGGCGATGGGCCGGCGGTTCGAAATCTCAGGCGCAAGGTGGAAAAACTGGCGCCTGCAAAACTGCCGATCCTACTGCAGGGCCAGACCGGAACCGGCAAGGAGCATCTCGCACGTATCGTCCATGACGCCAGCGGCGTTTCCGGGCGCTTCGTCGCTGTCAATTGCGCCGCCATTCCCGAACAGCTGATCGAGAGCGAATTGTTCGGTTATCTGCCCGGGGCCTTCACGGGCGCGTTGGCGAAAGGACGCAAGGGACTGGTGGAAGAGGCGCAGGGCGGGACGCTTTTCCTCGACGAGATCGGCGACATGCCGTTTGCGGCACAAAGTCGGCTGTTGCGGGTGCTGGCCGAAGGCGAGATCCTGCCCGTTGGTGGCTCCACACCGCAGAAGGTGGATTTCAGGGTAATTTCGGCATCGCACCGCCCCTTGAGCGACATGGTTCGCACCGGTGCATTCCGCGAAGATCTCTATTACCGTCTGAATGCGGCCGTGTTGACCTTGCCGGCGCTGTGCGAGCGTGATGACTTCCTCTGGCTACTCAATAAAATTCTCGAAAAACATGGGCTGCCTGATCGTCCCCTCACGCTGTCCAACGCCGCCCGGATGTTGATCCTCGGCCATCGCTGGCCCGGCAATATCCGCGAGCTGGACAACGCGATAGCCTTTGCCGCTGCCCTTTGCGACGACGGGCTGATTACGGCGGAAGACCTTCCCGATCATCTCGCCTCCGCAACGTCAGCAACCTTGATTGACAGTCATGGCGCGGACCTCGGCGCGCTTCTCGCCGCCTGCAACGGCAATGTGTCGGAGGCCGCACGCCGGCTCGGCATTGATCGCACGACGATGCACCGGCGAATGCGACGCCTCGGCATCGGAAAACCTCACTAG
- a CDS encoding ABC transporter permease — MFAVNFLMRRLVQGAIIIFLVSLLIFTLLRVVPGDPVRLMAGGMAPEALIEKIATDMGLRDPILVQFGRYMGGVVRGDLGQSFVRPANGASTGGATFNDTTRGERAKVFDLIFDALPMTLQLAAVTLVIALIFSAIIGIAGGLSIGRWPDKLAFYISSIFISLPNFWLGIVLALLFSVKLGWLPAIGYQGFAYTILPAIVLAVELSPVLIRTLVSSVSGQMMEPYVSVGRVRGLSRSRIISNHALRNASVPLLNLLGVQFSSLLGGVIIVEYIFDYPGLGLLTINAVLQRDFPLIQGIAIVTSAIFVLINIVVDLIATTIDSRLEY, encoded by the coding sequence ATGTTTGCCGTGAACTTCCTTATGCGCCGCCTCGTTCAGGGCGCCATCATCATATTCCTTGTGTCCTTGCTGATCTTTACCCTGTTGCGGGTGGTGCCAGGCGACCCGGTGCGCCTCATGGCGGGTGGCATGGCGCCCGAAGCACTGATCGAAAAGATCGCGACCGACATGGGTCTTCGCGATCCGATATTGGTGCAATTCGGTCGCTATATGGGCGGCGTGGTTCGCGGCGATCTCGGCCAGTCCTTTGTGCGCCCGGCAAACGGCGCTTCGACCGGTGGCGCGACATTCAACGACACAACTCGCGGCGAACGAGCAAAAGTCTTCGACCTGATTTTCGATGCACTTCCAATGACGCTTCAACTGGCGGCCGTGACGCTGGTGATCGCACTGATCTTCTCGGCAATCATCGGTATCGCCGGCGGGCTTTCAATCGGCAGGTGGCCGGACAAGCTCGCCTTTTACATATCATCGATATTTATCTCGCTACCGAATTTCTGGCTCGGCATCGTTCTGGCATTGCTCTTCTCGGTCAAGCTCGGATGGCTGCCTGCAATTGGATATCAGGGCTTTGCCTACACTATCCTGCCAGCAATAGTGCTGGCGGTGGAACTGTCTCCCGTACTGATCCGCACATTGGTCAGTTCCGTATCCGGCCAGATGATGGAGCCCTATGTGTCGGTTGGCCGCGTACGTGGCCTGAGCCGTTCGAGGATCATCTCCAACCATGCGCTGCGCAACGCTTCGGTGCCGCTTCTCAACCTGCTCGGCGTGCAATTTTCCAGCCTGCTCGGCGGCGTCATCATCGTTGAATATATCTTCGATTATCCCGGGCTCGGCCTTCTGACCATCAATGCCGTGCTGCAGCGCGACTTTCCGTTGATCCAGGGGATAGCGATCGTCACGAGCGCCATCTTTGTGTTGATCAACATTGTTGTCGATCTCATCGCAACCACCATCGATTCGAGGCTTGAATACTGA
- a CDS encoding tetratricopeptide repeat protein, giving the protein MIEKLMRMLEDGRDGPLLRFSIAKSLATTGQFEDAAHHLQAAIRQDPDYSAVWAELGECRARLGDDDGAIAAWVEGILVAIRRGDIQAKRQMEVRLRRLRSRSLKGVS; this is encoded by the coding sequence ATGATAGAAAAACTCATGAGAATGCTTGAAGACGGACGGGACGGTCCGCTCCTGCGCTTTTCAATCGCGAAGTCTCTGGCTACGACGGGGCAGTTCGAAGATGCCGCCCATCATCTCCAGGCGGCCATCCGGCAGGATCCCGACTATTCCGCGGTCTGGGCCGAACTCGGCGAATGTCGCGCACGGCTGGGAGATGACGACGGCGCCATTGCGGCATGGGTGGAAGGCATCTTGGTGGCCATCAGGCGAGGCGACATTCAGGCCAAGAGGCAGATGGAAGTCCGGCTGCGACGTTTGCGGTCACGCAGCCTGAAGGGTGTCAGTTGA
- a CDS encoding 2,3-butanediol dehydrogenase, whose translation MRALRFHAAKDLRVEVIPEPKRPGPGQVLVRNRFVGICGTDLHEYSYGPIFIPTEPHPFTGAYGPQILGHEFGGVVEAIGEGVTSVKVGDRVSIQPLVMPRSGDYFADRGLFHLSTQLALVGLSWDGGGMAEAALVNEYNVQKIPDGMTDEEAALVEPSAVAVYACDRGGVTAGNSVLVTGAGPIGMLTLLAARAAGAAQLFVSDLNDARLDLARSVIPDVITINPKRENVGDVVRSATEGNVGCDVAIECVGNEHALKACVDAVRKQGVVVQTGLHPHENPIDWFQVTFRDLEIKGSWAYPTHYWPRVIRLIASGLLPATKIVTKRITLDTAVSEGFDALLDPAGTHLKILIDLSK comes from the coding sequence ATGCGCGCGCTCAGATTTCATGCAGCAAAGGACCTGCGGGTTGAAGTCATTCCCGAGCCGAAACGGCCGGGGCCGGGACAGGTTCTCGTCCGTAACCGGTTCGTTGGTATCTGCGGCACCGATCTGCATGAATATAGTTACGGCCCGATCTTCATACCCACCGAACCGCACCCCTTTACCGGCGCCTATGGCCCGCAAATCCTCGGTCACGAATTCGGCGGTGTCGTGGAGGCCATCGGCGAAGGCGTGACTTCGGTGAAGGTGGGAGACCGCGTTTCGATACAGCCGCTTGTCATGCCGCGATCCGGCGATTATTTCGCGGATCGTGGCCTATTTCATCTCAGCACGCAGCTGGCGCTGGTCGGTCTCAGCTGGGATGGCGGCGGCATGGCGGAAGCCGCACTCGTCAACGAATATAACGTCCAGAAGATTCCCGACGGGATGACGGATGAAGAGGCGGCACTTGTCGAACCTTCGGCCGTCGCCGTTTATGCCTGCGACCGCGGCGGAGTCACCGCCGGTAACAGCGTTCTGGTCACAGGCGCCGGCCCGATCGGCATGCTGACGCTTCTGGCAGCGCGTGCGGCCGGCGCCGCGCAGCTCTTTGTATCCGATCTCAATGATGCCCGTCTTGACCTTGCCCGCAGCGTCATTCCCGATGTCATCACCATCAACCCGAAGCGGGAGAATGTCGGCGATGTCGTGCGCTCGGCAACGGAAGGCAATGTGGGCTGCGATGTCGCCATTGAATGCGTGGGCAATGAACATGCGCTCAAGGCCTGCGTCGATGCGGTGCGCAAACAGGGCGTCGTCGTCCAGACCGGGCTGCATCCGCATGAAAACCCGATCGACTGGTTCCAGGTGACATTCCGCGACCTGGAGATCAAGGGCTCATGGGCCTATCCGACCCATTACTGGCCGCGGGTCATCCGGCTCATCGCCTCCGGGCTGCTGCCGGCGACGAAGATCGTTACCAAACGCATCACGCTCGATACGGCCGTGTCGGAGGGATTTGACGCCCTGCTCGACCCCGCCGGCACCCATCTGAAGATCCTGATCGATCTTTCGAAATAG